A portion of the Carboxydocella sporoproducens DSM 16521 genome contains these proteins:
- a CDS encoding ABC transporter permease: MKRFLEWLVPVGAILLAGLVGAVIMLAIGVDPLEAYGALIQGAFGDKHRFFNTLARSTPLIFTGLAVAFAFRTGLFNIGVEGQMYIAAAAAAYVGFAISLPGPIHAIVAILAAMAAAGIWAAIPGYLKAKLGVHEVINTIMMNYIAYGIAAYYVKIFQAPGQVPRTPDVAPSAALATIQELTNNWTRSKMNVGFFLALVALVVVWYLLWKTVTGYEIRAVGLNPLAAEYGGINVKKMIILAMTISGVLAGLAGAERVLGFHRAYISNFSPGYGFEGIAVALLGKNHPVGVLFSALLFGALANGGQYMNMATRVPADLIVVIQAIIIFFVAADQIVRSFLPKLKGGEA, translated from the coding sequence ATGAAGCGGTTTCTAGAGTGGCTGGTACCAGTTGGGGCAATCCTGCTAGCTGGACTGGTGGGCGCAGTAATTATGCTGGCAATTGGAGTAGACCCGCTGGAGGCCTATGGAGCTTTGATTCAGGGAGCGTTTGGGGATAAACACCGTTTCTTTAACACTCTGGCCCGTTCTACTCCGCTGATTTTTACCGGTTTAGCTGTAGCATTTGCGTTTCGTACCGGTTTGTTTAATATAGGTGTAGAAGGACAGATGTATATAGCTGCTGCAGCGGCGGCCTATGTTGGTTTTGCCATTTCTCTTCCTGGCCCTATTCATGCCATTGTTGCAATTCTAGCAGCGATGGCTGCTGCCGGTATCTGGGCGGCGATTCCCGGTTATTTGAAAGCGAAACTGGGTGTGCATGAAGTTATTAATACCATTATGATGAACTATATTGCTTACGGTATTGCTGCCTATTATGTAAAAATCTTTCAGGCCCCCGGACAGGTCCCCCGTACTCCTGATGTTGCCCCTTCGGCAGCGTTAGCTACAATCCAGGAGCTGACCAACAACTGGACTCGTTCTAAGATGAATGTGGGTTTCTTTTTAGCTCTGGTGGCTCTGGTGGTGGTATGGTATTTGCTCTGGAAGACTGTAACCGGTTATGAAATTAGAGCGGTAGGCTTGAACCCCCTGGCTGCTGAATATGGTGGTATCAATGTTAAGAAAATGATTATCCTTGCCATGACTATTTCTGGCGTGCTGGCTGGTTTAGCCGGAGCTGAACGGGTACTCGGTTTCCACCGGGCCTATATTTCCAATTTCTCGCCTGGCTATGGTTTCGAGGGGATTGCAGTAGCATTGCTGGGCAAGAATCACCCGGTAGGAGTATTGTTTTCTGCCCTGCTTTTCGGAGCTCTGGCGAATGGTGGCCAATACATGAATATGGCAACACGAGTACCTGCTGACCTGATCGTTGTAATTCAAGCCATTATAATCTTCTTTGTTGCTGCTGATCAGATTGTAAGAAGCTTCCTGCCGAAGCTGAAGGGAGGCGAAGCCTAA